A portion of the Candidatus Dormiibacterota bacterium genome contains these proteins:
- the rfbD gene encoding dTDP-4-dehydrorhamnose reductase — protein sequence MRIAITGAGGQLGRELIEVVTATGHEAVALERRRCDVAEPGAARRLVEEVRPDAVVNCAAWTDVDGAESSPDAAYRVNAIGPRLLAAACRAAGVRLCHISTDFVFDGEGRAPLDEWAPTRPLSVYGASKLAGEEEVRALCDQHQIVRTAWLFGSDGPNFVLTMLRLGGSRPELRVVADQHGSPTWTGHLAPALLRLLELGVPGTYHLTGAGEASRHELAAAVVEEAGLAAVVVPVGGEEFPLPARRPARAVLDNRAWRLLGEAPLPPWREGVRAYLAARCAPAP from the coding sequence ATGCGCATCGCGATCACCGGGGCGGGTGGGCAGCTCGGCCGCGAGCTGATCGAGGTCGTCACCGCCACCGGGCACGAGGCGGTGGCGCTGGAGCGGCGCCGCTGCGACGTCGCCGAGCCGGGCGCGGCGCGGCGGCTGGTCGAGGAGGTCCGCCCCGACGCGGTGGTGAACTGCGCCGCCTGGACCGACGTCGACGGCGCCGAGTCGTCCCCCGACGCCGCCTACCGGGTCAACGCGATCGGGCCCCGCCTGCTCGCCGCCGCCTGCCGGGCCGCGGGGGTGCGCCTCTGCCACATCAGCACCGACTTCGTCTTCGACGGCGAGGGGAGGGCGCCGCTCGACGAGTGGGCCCCGACCCGCCCCCTCTCCGTCTACGGGGCGAGCAAGCTCGCCGGCGAGGAGGAGGTGCGGGCGCTCTGCGACCAGCACCAGATCGTGCGCACCGCGTGGCTCTTCGGCAGCGACGGCCCCAACTTCGTGCTCACCATGCTGCGCCTGGGCGGCTCGCGTCCGGAGCTGCGGGTGGTGGCCGACCAGCACGGCTCACCCACCTGGACGGGACACCTCGCCCCGGCGCTGCTCCGCCTGCTGGAGCTCGGCGTCCCCGGCACCTACCACCTCACCGGCGCCGGTGAGGCGAGCCGCCACGAGCTCGCGGCGGCGGTGGTCGAGGAGGCCGGCCTGGCCGCCGTGGTCGTGCCCGTGGGCGGTGAGGAGTTCCCCCTGCCGGCGCGGCGGCCCGCCCGCGCCGTGCTCGACAACCGCGCCTGGCGGCTGCTCGGCGAAGCCCCGCTGCCGCCCTGGCGGGAGGGGGTGCGCGCCTACCTGGCGGCACGCTGCGCCCCGGCGCCATGA